A portion of the Fusobacterium nucleatum genome contains these proteins:
- the mtnK gene encoding S-methyl-5-thioribose kinase — protein MKYQEHFLLDCDEVISYVKEKNLFQGNVNLTVKEIGDGNINYIFKVENKIDGKSIILKQADKLLRSSGRPLDLTRSKIEANILRIENNLAPHFVPEIYFYDEIMCVLAMEDISEYKNLRTELIAGKIFPSFVDNISEFLSRTLLLTTDLFMNKFEKKKNVKEFTNPELCDISECLVFTEPYDNNRNRNIITAGNEEFVENTLYKNEDLHFTILKLREKFMNYSQSLIHGDLHSGSIFINEKGIKIIDPEFSFYGPMAYDIGNVIGNLYFPLYRAKFFMEDSKKKEEFINWLEKCILDIPILFSEKCKLLWEKYSNDKLLKNKKFRDYYIENIVKDSLAYAGTEMIRRTVGDAKVLELTSLENSEKKLQLEKELISKAVSMIMKN, from the coding sequence ATGAAATATCAAGAACATTTTTTACTGGATTGTGATGAAGTTATTTCTTATGTAAAAGAAAAAAATCTTTTTCAAGGAAATGTTAATTTAACTGTTAAAGAAATTGGAGATGGCAATATAAATTATATTTTTAAAGTAGAAAATAAAATTGATGGGAAATCTATCATTCTAAAACAAGCAGATAAATTACTTCGTTCATCAGGAAGACCTTTAGATTTGACAAGAAGTAAAATTGAAGCAAATATTTTAAGGATTGAAAATAATTTAGCTCCTCATTTTGTCCCTGAAATATATTTTTATGATGAAATTATGTGTGTATTGGCAATGGAAGATATTTCAGAATATAAAAATTTGAGAACAGAGCTTATAGCAGGAAAAATATTTCCAAGCTTTGTAGATAATATTTCAGAATTTTTAAGTAGAACTTTACTTTTGACAACAGATTTGTTTATGAATAAATTTGAAAAAAAGAAAAATGTAAAAGAGTTTACTAATCCTGAATTATGCGATATTAGCGAATGTTTAGTTTTTACAGAACCATATGATAATAATAGAAATAGAAATATTATAACTGCTGGAAATGAAGAATTTGTAGAAAATACGTTATATAAAAATGAAGATTTGCATTTTACTATTTTAAAGTTAAGAGAAAAATTTATGAATTATTCTCAATCTTTGATACATGGGGATTTACATTCTGGTTCAATTTTTATAAATGAAAAAGGAATAAAAATTATAGACCCTGAGTTTTCATTTTATGGACCAATGGCTTATGATATTGGAAATGTAATAGGAAACTTATATTTTCCTCTATATAGAGCTAAATTTTTTATGGAAGATAGTAAAAAGAAGGAAGAATTTATAAATTGGTTAGAAAAATGTATTCTTGATATTCCTATCTTATTTTCTGAAAAATGTAAGCTGTTATGGGAAAAATATTCAAATGATAAGTTACTTAAAAATAAAAAATTTAGAGATTATTACATTGAAAATATTGTAAAAGACTCTCTAGCTTATGCAGGAACAGAGATGATACGTAGGACAGTTGGAGATGCAAAAGTTTTAGAACTTACAAGTCTGGAAAATTCTGAAAAGAAATTACAATTAGAAAAGGAACTTATTAGTAAAGCTGTATCAATGATAATGAAAAATTAA
- a CDS encoding S-methyl-5-thioribose-1-phosphate isomerase: MQRMDEGLAFLLQYENVAWYQDGKVKILDRRVYPREIKFVICTNYLEVRQAIADMVTQSAGPYTAAGMGMALAAYQSKNLSKEEQIKFLEKASYDISTARPTTINRMKLVTESCLEVAKQAITENKNPVEVIFQRTYDSLERRYRRMSLVAKNLVSLFPNKGKVLTQCFGETIVGCMGREIKNQNKDIEFFCPETRPYLQGARLTASVLKEQGFKTTVITDNMVAWTILQKNIDLFTSAADTICMDGYIVNKVGTLQIAILCKHFGIPYFVTGIPDIDKLKKDIVIEERNPNEVLEFNNLKNTLNGVEAYYPAFDITPPYLINGVVTDKKIFSPYNLDEYFKDKVEQYY, from the coding sequence ATGCAAAGAATGGATGAAGGATTGGCTTTTTTATTACAGTATGAAAATGTAGCTTGGTATCAAGATGGTAAAGTTAAAATATTAGATAGAAGAGTATATCCAAGGGAGATTAAATTTGTAATTTGTACTAATTATTTAGAGGTTAGACAAGCTATTGCTGATATGGTAACTCAAAGTGCAGGGCCTTATACAGCTGCTGGTATGGGAATGGCTTTAGCAGCATACCAATCAAAAAATTTAAGTAAAGAAGAACAAATTAAATTTTTAGAAAAGGCTTCTTACGATATTTCAACAGCAAGACCAACAACTATTAATAGAATGAAATTGGTTACAGAGTCTTGTTTAGAAGTAGCAAAACAGGCTATTACTGAAAATAAAAATCCAGTAGAAGTTATTTTTCAAAGAACTTATGATTCTTTGGAAAGGCGTTATAGAAGAATGAGTCTTGTTGCAAAAAATTTAGTAAGTTTATTTCCTAATAAGGGAAAAGTTTTAACACAGTGTTTTGGAGAAACTATTGTAGGTTGTATGGGGAGAGAGATAAAAAATCAAAATAAAGATATTGAATTTTTTTGTCCAGAAACTAGACCTTATTTGCAAGGAGCTAGGTTAACTGCTAGTGTTTTAAAAGAACAAGGATTTAAAACTACTGTTATAACAGATAATATGGTCGCTTGGACAATATTACAAAAAAATATAGATTTATTTACATCAGCAGCTGATACTATATGTATGGATGGATATATCGTCAATAAAGTGGGAACTTTACAAATTGCTATTCTTTGTAAACATTTTGGTATTCCATATTTTGTTACAGGCATACCAGATATTGATAAATTAAAAAAAGATATTGTTATAGAAGAAAGAAATCCAAATGAGGTTCTTGAATTTAATAATTTAAAAAATACTTTAAATGGAGTTGAAGCTTATTATCCTGCTTTTGATATTACTCCTCCATATCTTATAAATGGAGTTGTTACTGATAAAAAAATTTTTTCTCCTTATAATTTAGATGAATATTTTAAAGATAAAGTAGAGCAATATTATTAA
- a CDS encoding YfcC family protein: protein MLKTEEIKQSKALNPMLLLVCMILIIAILSYIIPAGVYDRVIDEKLGKELVDPNSFHYVEKNPITLFGLLMSVTLGIQNAAYIISFLLIIGGMFAILNATGAINTGMANVVRSMKGRELLMIPVCMIVFGCGSAFCANFEEFLAFVPLVLACCYAMGFDSLTAVGIIFCAAASGYAGAITNAFTTGVAQSIAGLPMFSGMGLRIPLFITLITVSIIYVMYHAHKVKKNPESSSVYQNDLEQKKTYKY, encoded by the coding sequence ATGCTAAAAACTGAAGAAATAAAACAATCTAAAGCTCTAAATCCTATGTTGCTTCTTGTATGTATGATTTTAATTATTGCAATCTTGTCATATATAATACCAGCAGGTGTATATGATAGAGTTATAGATGAAAAATTAGGTAAAGAATTAGTAGATCCTAATAGTTTCCATTATGTTGAAAAAAATCCTATAACTTTATTTGGACTTCTTATGTCTGTAACACTTGGTATTCAAAATGCAGCTTATATAATATCATTCTTACTTATAATAGGTGGTATGTTTGCAATACTAAATGCTACAGGTGCTATAAATACAGGAATGGCTAATGTTGTTCGTTCAATGAAAGGTAGAGAACTATTAATGATTCCTGTTTGTATGATAGTTTTTGGTTGTGGTTCTGCATTTTGTGCAAACTTTGAAGAATTCTTGGCATTTGTTCCACTTGTACTTGCTTGTTGCTATGCTATGGGATTTGACTCACTTACTGCTGTAGGTATCATATTCTGTGCAGCTGCCTCAGGGTATGCTGGAGCAATAACAAATGCATTTACTACAGGAGTTGCTCAAAGTATAGCAGGATTGCCAATGTTTTCTGGTATGGGATTACGTATACCACTATTTATAACACTAATAACTGTTAGTATTATATATGTAATGTATCATGCACATAAAGTCAAGAAAAATCCAGAGTCAAGTTCAGTTTACCAAAATGACTTAGAGCAAAAAAAAACATATAAATATTGA
- a CDS encoding AbgT family transporter — MLGIAYTVYCVIEKGYYIDKLSGIFLAIGIIGGFIGGLKPSKMCDEFLQGCINMLFPCIMIGLANSVVIILKDAFILDTIIHGLASLLNGLPASIAAIGMFIVQDLFNIVVPSGSGQAAITMPIMAPLADMVGITKQTAVLAFQLGDAFTNVMAPTGGEILAALAMCGTVPFKTWMKYLAPLFVIWWLVSFVFLTIATQIQYGPF, encoded by the coding sequence ATATTAGGTATAGCATACACAGTATATTGTGTTATAGAAAAAGGTTATTATATTGATAAACTTTCAGGTATTTTTTTAGCAATAGGTATTATAGGTGGATTTATTGGTGGACTTAAACCTAGTAAAATGTGTGATGAATTTTTACAAGGTTGTATTAATATGCTTTTCCCATGTATTATGATCGGACTTGCAAACTCAGTTGTAATAATATTAAAAGATGCTTTTATATTAGACACAATAATTCATGGATTAGCTAGTCTTCTTAATGGATTACCAGCATCTATAGCAGCTATTGGAATGTTTATAGTTCAAGATCTTTTCAATATAGTAGTTCCATCAGGCTCAGGTCAAGCAGCTATAACAATGCCAATAATGGCTCCTTTAGCGGATATGGTTGGAATTACAAAACAAACAGCAGTTTTAGCTTTCCAATTAGGTGATGCATTTACAAATGTTATGGCTCCAACTGGTGGGGAAATTCTTGCAGCTTTAGCTATGTGCGGAACTGTACCATTTAAAACTTGGATGAAATATTTAGCACCTTTATTTGTAATTTGGTGGCTAGTTTCTTTTGTATTCTTAACTATAGCAACACAAATACAGTATGGACCATTCTAA
- the ilvA gene encoding threonine ammonia-lyase translates to MAKLEAFIKAKEKLSKVLLETQLIYSPIFSKESGNKVFIKPENLQKTGSFKIRGAYNKISNLTDAEKKRGVIASSAGNHAQGVAYGAKESGIKAVIVMPKSTPLIKVESTKQYGAEVILHGDVYDDAFKKAKELEEKEGYVFVHPFNDEDVLDGQGTIALEILEELPETDIILVPIGGGGLISGIACAAKILKPEIKIIGVEPEGAASAYEAIKENKVVELKEANTIADGTAVKKIGDLNFEYIKKYVDEIITVSDYELMEAFLLLVEKHKIIAENSGILSIAATKKLKEKNKKVVSVISGGNIDVLMISSMINKGLIRRDRIFNFTVSIPDKPGELAKVVDLIAEQGANVIKLEHNQFKNLSRFKDIELQITVETNGSEHVQNLTQAFEEKGYEIVRIKSKIN, encoded by the coding sequence ATGGCTAAGTTAGAAGCTTTTATAAAAGCAAAAGAAAAATTATCAAAAGTACTTTTAGAAACACAGTTAATTTACAGTCCTATATTCTCAAAAGAATCTGGAAACAAAGTATTCATCAAGCCTGAGAACTTACAAAAAACAGGTTCATTTAAGATAAGAGGAGCATACAATAAAATTTCTAATCTAACAGATGCTGAAAAGAAAAGAGGTGTAATTGCCTCATCTGCTGGAAATCACGCTCAAGGTGTTGCTTATGGTGCTAAGGAATCTGGTATAAAGGCAGTTATTGTAATGCCTAAATCTACTCCTCTTATAAAAGTTGAATCTACAAAACAATATGGAGCAGAAGTTATTTTACATGGTGATGTTTATGATGATGCCTTTAAAAAAGCAAAAGAATTAGAAGAAAAAGAAGGTTATGTGTTTGTCCATCCTTTTAATGATGAAGATGTTTTAGATGGGCAAGGAACAATAGCCCTAGAAATTTTAGAAGAACTTCCTGAAACTGATATTATACTTGTTCCTATTGGTGGTGGTGGTTTAATTTCAGGTATAGCTTGTGCTGCAAAAATATTAAAACCTGAAATAAAAATTATTGGTGTTGAACCAGAAGGAGCTGCTTCTGCTTATGAAGCTATAAAGGAAAATAAAGTTGTTGAACTTAAAGAAGCTAATACAATAGCTGATGGAACCGCTGTAAAGAAAATTGGAGACCTAAACTTTGAATATATTAAAAAATATGTTGATGAAATTATAACAGTATCTGATTATGAATTGATGGAAGCATTTTTATTATTAGTAGAAAAACATAAAATTATTGCAGAAAATTCTGGTATATTATCAATAGCTGCTACAAAAAAACTTAAGGAAAAAAATAAAAAAGTTGTATCTGTCATAAGTGGTGGTAATATAGATGTCTTAATGATTTCATCTATGATTAATAAAGGACTTATCAGAAGAGATAGAATCTTTAATTTTACAGTTAGCATTCCTGATAAACCAGGTGAATTAGCAAAAGTTGTAGATTTAATCGCTGAACAGGGGGCTAATGTGATAAAACTTGAACATAATCAATTTAAAAATCTATCAAGATTTAAGGACATTGAATTACAAATTACTGTTGAAACTAATGGAAGTGAACATGTCCAAAATTTAACTCAAGCTTTTGAAGAAAAAGGTTATGAAATAGTAAGAATCAAATCTAAAATAAATTAA